Proteins from a single region of Terriglobus sp. TAA 43:
- a CDS encoding LUD domain-containing protein, whose amino-acid sequence MSEVRFKVLDTVRRQLAADPDIKDLSTESAEAAYARILRTYQRTGTLDHGETLELFYDRLRDWDSELVFTNAAGIADAVLQAMRDSNETLLLVPTGLTENWLPSSDLEIRRDENLPLQLLQEPRTVLTGCTVAVAMSGTIILEHGDEQGRRAATLLPDHHICVIRKDQVVETIAEAITRITRRTSPITTIAGPSATSDIEMTRVRGVHGPRRLTAVIV is encoded by the coding sequence ATGAGCGAAGTGCGCTTCAAAGTATTGGATACGGTTCGCCGTCAGCTCGCAGCCGACCCGGACATTAAAGATCTATCGACAGAGTCGGCGGAGGCCGCCTATGCGCGGATTCTGAGGACGTACCAACGCACTGGGACGCTGGACCATGGAGAGACGTTGGAACTTTTCTACGACCGCTTGCGCGACTGGGACAGCGAATTGGTCTTTACGAATGCAGCTGGCATTGCCGATGCAGTGTTGCAAGCCATGCGCGATTCGAATGAGACACTGCTGCTGGTGCCAACCGGTCTGACCGAGAACTGGCTGCCCTCTAGTGACCTTGAGATTCGGCGCGACGAGAACCTTCCACTACAGCTATTGCAAGAGCCACGCACCGTTCTTACAGGCTGCACCGTCGCCGTCGCGATGAGCGGCACCATCATTCTGGAACACGGCGACGAACAGGGTCGCAGGGCGGCAACGCTACTGCCCGATCATCACATCTGCGTGATTCGCAAGGATCAGGTGGTGGAGACGATCGCAGAGGCGATCACGCGCATCACGAGGCGGACATCGCCTATCACGACCATCGCCGGCCCCTCAGCCACAAGTGACATCGAGATGACGCGCGTTCGTGGTGTACACGGGCCGCGCCGTTTGACGGCCGTCATCGTGTAG
- a CDS encoding AraC family transcriptional regulator yields MAHEVTVRSQDARPMRPEDTSRIWRHPGLDNVEMLQGSYQKYEFAQHFHTVPAIGVVDRGTMSIYCQSSTHVLPIGTVFLLNPGEVHAPKPATDSGWGFRVIYLEKEFFQNRSDDFGSGVPQFAQPFVRDAALATSLLRLHSKLERDADPLNIENDLADVFSRLSEQFVAEPTSDSVIYGERSKILRVRDYLNKNYWKSISVDDMTEIAQLSRFHLMRTFRRRVGLSLHAYLTQIRIEAAKKYLSEGASIVDVASEIGFTDQSHFTRHFKKITGVTPGQYLPQWRPNRCGAQSPVSVR; encoded by the coding sequence ATGGCGCACGAGGTGACCGTGCGCTCCCAGGACGCGAGGCCGATGCGGCCAGAAGACACGTCGCGAATCTGGCGCCATCCGGGGCTCGACAATGTCGAGATGTTGCAAGGTTCATACCAGAAGTACGAATTCGCCCAGCACTTTCATACTGTTCCTGCGATCGGTGTTGTCGACCGTGGAACGATGAGTATCTATTGTCAAAGCTCAACCCATGTTCTTCCGATTGGAACGGTATTCTTACTCAATCCAGGCGAAGTTCACGCCCCGAAACCTGCAACGGACAGTGGTTGGGGATTCCGCGTTATCTACCTTGAGAAGGAGTTCTTTCAGAACCGATCGGACGATTTCGGCTCTGGAGTTCCTCAATTTGCGCAGCCGTTTGTCCGGGATGCAGCTCTCGCAACGAGCCTGCTGCGACTGCATAGCAAACTGGAGAGAGACGCGGACCCTCTCAATATTGAGAACGACTTGGCGGATGTGTTCTCTCGTCTGAGCGAACAGTTCGTGGCTGAGCCAACAAGCGACTCGGTCATCTACGGCGAGCGAAGCAAAATCCTCCGCGTCAGAGACTATCTCAATAAGAACTATTGGAAGAGCATCAGCGTTGACGATATGACTGAGATCGCTCAACTCAGCAGGTTTCACTTGATGCGGACATTCCGTCGACGCGTGGGACTGTCTCTTCACGCCTACCTGACACAGATTCGAATTGAAGCGGCGAAGAAGTATCTCAGTGAGGGAGCTTCGATTGTGGACGTCGCGAGTGAAATCGGATTTACCGACCAGAGTCATTTCACACGCCACTTCAAAAAAATCACGGGCGTGACGCCTGGACAGTACCTCCCGCAGTGGCGTCCGAACCGATGCGGTGCTCAGAGTCCCGTCAGCGTGAGATGA
- a CDS encoding TolC family protein — MQAWSQHAPSLPNAPWQPTTTVLKKYVPIVTHDEVKMDAADAYTLGQLIDIAESNNPTTRESWNHAKASAAAVGIAKSELYPTLFAFATGKNYNLPPLLYNTFVVQDIGLFATAVHLDYTLIDFGTRRSEITAAQAKLVAANLSFNDTHLQLIQQVSQAYYALLNARGLRAAAEVNLTDAKALEEAAQERRDNGLATLPDLLEARAEREKANYDLQSAIGAEKTAFGDLATAIAAQPVHAFKVQGLDDLHIPNALDQSVEDAIANAYKQRPDLLAEKAKVKAAHAEVTRYTSAYFPTLSFEAEGGWVRAWGQQKTYPGTYAQTRTYETALSLKWTIFDGLRRENRISQAKAEEAEAKNAVHEREDQIGERVWASYQEAVTALEQRKAAASLLAASAESHSASVESYKDGVRNLLDVLNAERDLARARALDVTARTRVLQSFTGLAFRTGDLLAQHPKGNTP; from the coding sequence ATGCAGGCTTGGAGCCAACATGCCCCAAGTCTCCCAAATGCGCCTTGGCAGCCAACTACGACGGTACTGAAGAAGTACGTACCCATCGTTACGCACGATGAGGTGAAGATGGATGCAGCCGATGCGTACACGCTCGGACAGTTGATCGATATTGCGGAATCGAATAATCCGACGACTAGGGAGTCTTGGAATCACGCGAAGGCGAGTGCCGCCGCAGTCGGGATCGCAAAAAGCGAGCTCTACCCAACGTTGTTCGCATTCGCTACGGGCAAAAATTACAACCTGCCGCCGCTCCTCTATAACACCTTCGTCGTCCAAGATATCGGCCTCTTTGCTACTGCAGTCCATCTTGATTACACCTTGATTGACTTCGGCACTCGCCGGTCTGAAATCACGGCAGCACAGGCGAAGCTCGTCGCTGCGAATCTGAGCTTCAATGACACGCACCTGCAACTGATTCAACAGGTGAGCCAGGCCTACTACGCTCTTCTAAACGCACGCGGCTTACGGGCGGCGGCGGAAGTGAATCTCACTGACGCGAAGGCTCTTGAAGAAGCTGCGCAGGAGAGACGTGACAATGGTCTCGCGACACTGCCAGATCTTCTCGAAGCCCGTGCGGAACGAGAAAAGGCAAACTACGATCTCCAGAGTGCGATTGGAGCGGAGAAGACTGCCTTTGGCGATTTGGCGACAGCCATCGCAGCACAACCCGTTCATGCCTTCAAGGTCCAAGGACTCGATGACCTTCACATCCCCAATGCCTTGGATCAGTCCGTAGAGGACGCAATCGCAAACGCGTACAAGCAGCGCCCAGACCTATTGGCCGAAAAGGCAAAGGTCAAAGCTGCCCATGCCGAAGTGACTCGCTACACCTCGGCTTACTTCCCTACGCTGAGCTTCGAAGCTGAGGGCGGTTGGGTTCGCGCGTGGGGACAGCAAAAGACCTATCCGGGGACGTACGCCCAGACCCGAACGTACGAGACCGCTCTCTCGCTCAAATGGACGATCTTCGATGGCCTGCGGCGCGAGAACCGTATCTCCCAAGCCAAAGCCGAGGAGGCCGAAGCAAAGAACGCCGTTCATGAGCGCGAGGACCAGATCGGTGAACGTGTATGGGCCAGCTATCAGGAGGCAGTCACGGCGCTGGAACAACGTAAAGCCGCGGCTTCGCTGCTTGCGGCCTCCGCCGAGTCCCATTCTGCCTCGGTCGAGTCGTACAAGGATGGCGTACGCAATTTACTTGATGTCTTGAACGCGGAGCGTGATCTTGCACGGGCTAGAGCTCTTGATGTCACTGCCCGTACACGAGTCTTGCAGTCGTTTACCGGTCTCGCCTTCAGGACCGGCGACCTGCTCGCGCAACATCCGAAAGGTAACACCCCATGA
- a CDS encoding YtcA family lipoprotein translates to MKINPLLNRRNFDNSIGKCVTLTFTTLSVLSLSGCSNAPTFNLLGSYFPAWIICFAVATGLTAAVHAMFTKAEIVKELWPLPVVYTCLTSFLSCTLWIIFFN, encoded by the coding sequence ATGAAGATCAATCCATTGCTGAATCGAAGGAACTTTGATAATTCGATCGGAAAGTGCGTCACGCTGACTTTCACAACGCTATCTGTCCTCAGCCTAAGCGGTTGTTCCAACGCACCGACATTCAATCTTCTCGGCTCGTACTTCCCGGCTTGGATTATCTGCTTCGCGGTCGCGACAGGCCTGACGGCCGCTGTCCATGCAATGTTCACCAAAGCAGAGATCGTGAAGGAGCTATGGCCGCTGCCTGTTGTCTACACCTGCCTGACCAGCTTCCTGAGTTGCACGCTCTGGATCATCTTCTTTAACTAG
- a CDS encoding biotin/lipoyl-binding protein: MNQPSQRTPRGTLISAGICACALISGVAVAHSVTAYPRTDDAEVTANFIGIAPLVEGPVSELAVHDNELVKKGTLLYKIDDRPYLYALQNALAAQEQLEGLIENESRHISSQVSHVDVTKAATQAALANEARADNEIHASEAAISEAEAAVTQARADSEYASGNLHRIEPLLAKGFVTTDDVHRARTLADAKSAAVQRSDSQLSLAKARLLVATATRQQAVAQKTQTEAQVNESKHSVLVLAPLVAQRESRAAAVRLARYNYEQCRVVAPFDALVTNLTISEGQYAKVGQQLFTLIDSRTWWTLANFRESQLSKITPGKSVDVYLMSDSKTRLHGTVESIGHGVTPDPDVVGKLASGLPDVQRTLNWVRLASRYPVRIRIIDPPPSVMRVGQVANVIVR, translated from the coding sequence ATGAACCAACCATCGCAACGAACACCCCGTGGCACCCTCATTAGTGCAGGCATTTGTGCGTGCGCATTGATCTCAGGAGTAGCGGTCGCGCACAGCGTAACGGCCTACCCGAGGACAGACGACGCCGAGGTCACGGCTAACTTTATCGGAATAGCGCCGCTGGTCGAAGGGCCAGTTTCCGAGCTTGCTGTGCACGATAACGAGTTGGTCAAGAAGGGTACGCTGCTTTACAAGATCGACGATCGACCCTACCTCTATGCGTTACAGAATGCACTCGCAGCGCAGGAACAGCTCGAAGGCCTCATCGAAAACGAATCACGACATATCTCATCGCAGGTTAGCCACGTTGACGTTACGAAGGCCGCAACGCAGGCTGCTCTGGCGAACGAGGCCCGCGCTGATAACGAAATACACGCGAGTGAAGCTGCGATCTCTGAGGCAGAAGCGGCAGTCACGCAAGCCCGTGCGGACTCGGAGTACGCTTCCGGCAACCTGCATCGTATCGAGCCTTTGCTCGCGAAAGGCTTTGTTACTACGGACGATGTGCACCGCGCTCGAACGCTTGCCGATGCGAAGAGCGCGGCAGTGCAGAGGTCAGATTCGCAACTGTCACTGGCCAAAGCAAGGCTGCTTGTTGCGACTGCGACGCGGCAGCAAGCAGTCGCACAAAAGACGCAGACTGAAGCCCAGGTCAACGAATCAAAACATTCCGTTCTGGTCCTCGCTCCACTGGTTGCGCAAAGAGAAAGTCGCGCGGCAGCAGTCAGGCTGGCGCGCTACAACTACGAGCAATGTCGTGTCGTGGCTCCGTTTGATGCCTTGGTTACGAACTTGACGATTTCTGAGGGACAGTACGCCAAGGTTGGCCAGCAACTGTTCACACTGATCGACAGCCGCACTTGGTGGACACTCGCGAATTTCCGCGAGTCGCAGCTCAGCAAAATCACTCCAGGTAAGTCGGTCGATGTGTACCTGATGTCCGATTCGAAGACTAGGTTGCATGGAACCGTCGAGAGCATCGGGCACGGTGTCACACCAGATCCGGATGTTGTCGGAAAGCTGGCTTCGGGTCTGCCCGATGTACAGCGCACGCTCAACTGGGTCAGACTCGCGTCGCGCTACCCCGTACGCATCCGCATCATCGATCCGCCGCCTTCGGTAATGCGCGTTGGGCAAGTTGCGAACGTCATCGTTCGATGA
- a CDS encoding FUSC family protein produces the protein MSRNLQAFPSLGRVVDVVRAELALYPGRFSLILRIVLACTSVMVLVMVFRIPAAALGAYYPLLLSRDSPRATRRAALRTSIACTLGAIEIIIGAMLFAGSPFFHFFWLMANLFAVFYLISAMKLYDAAVALGVLIASSMTIWDSGASPATRVTLTLYTLLSILMGCVISALIETLFAKIHPSDAVLDGIQQRLILAETLLRKGGNADANIASIRVQIGRYGTRGTGEIREHLAHSTYDTSYKVQLATVTALSGQLMELCVNLGEAAWPLSPSDAVRCDSIAQDIAGIRLRLAREEAPDWLNFSGDDDDRIHPTLGEIGRNVHLIADSFSDSDPIPHHHLPEPGEGPGIAVFRDDALSNPEHLRFAIRGTLSAMACYLFYMSVGWMFLAGSVTTCILTALTNTGATRHKQLLRFAGFFVGACILGFGAQTLVLPRLDSLAEFTILFAFVIAIGAWVATSSPRLAYLGFQIVLAYDLTNLNRFTLNTSLVPARDAILGIVLGIVAMWFFFDHVWSRSATETMRPVLVMTIQDIVRLDYSNDAEPSRELSRLQAECEDVNRNFDKIRTLSDLSAFESFPKNREETFMAHCVESFLPQLRAFLLVKAGLLQHNATAGTQQQTKLIADVKNRCSVILLKAAQTIEQYPEVSIETAESADKQLRHAIEEAAREAHEGDDVSPVTELRLSSSLLDLALHVQKQLQASWFESTQMG, from the coding sequence ATGTCAAGAAATCTTCAAGCATTCCCGTCCCTCGGCCGGGTCGTCGACGTAGTTCGTGCAGAGCTTGCCCTGTACCCGGGCAGGTTCTCGTTGATACTAAGAATCGTGCTCGCCTGCACTTCTGTAATGGTGCTGGTAATGGTCTTCCGCATCCCCGCCGCAGCGCTAGGGGCCTACTATCCATTGTTGCTTTCACGCGACAGCCCAAGAGCAACACGGCGAGCGGCGTTGCGCACGTCGATTGCCTGTACGTTGGGTGCCATAGAAATCATCATCGGTGCGATGCTCTTTGCAGGCTCTCCATTTTTCCATTTCTTTTGGTTGATGGCGAATCTCTTCGCAGTTTTCTATCTCATCAGCGCGATGAAGCTCTATGACGCGGCTGTAGCTCTTGGTGTGTTGATCGCTTCTTCGATGACTATCTGGGATTCGGGTGCGTCGCCAGCGACACGTGTGACGCTCACGCTATACACACTGCTCTCCATCTTGATGGGATGCGTGATCTCGGCTCTGATCGAAACTTTGTTCGCCAAAATACATCCTTCGGACGCCGTCCTTGATGGCATTCAACAGCGTCTCATCCTTGCGGAGACACTGTTGCGAAAGGGAGGCAATGCCGATGCGAACATTGCCTCCATCAGAGTCCAGATAGGGCGTTACGGCACGAGAGGCACGGGCGAGATTCGCGAACACCTTGCCCATTCGACCTACGACACCTCCTACAAGGTGCAGCTTGCAACGGTAACCGCGTTGTCAGGACAGCTAATGGAGCTCTGCGTGAATCTCGGGGAGGCGGCCTGGCCTTTGTCGCCTTCCGATGCGGTTCGCTGCGATTCCATTGCGCAGGATATTGCAGGGATTCGTTTGAGGCTTGCTCGGGAAGAGGCCCCGGATTGGCTTAATTTCTCAGGCGATGATGATGACCGCATACATCCCACGCTCGGAGAAATCGGAAGAAACGTTCATCTCATAGCCGACAGCTTCTCAGACAGCGACCCGATCCCGCATCACCACTTGCCCGAACCGGGCGAAGGGCCGGGGATCGCCGTCTTTCGGGATGATGCTCTTAGCAATCCCGAGCATCTGAGATTTGCAATTCGTGGAACCCTGAGCGCGATGGCTTGCTACCTCTTTTATATGAGTGTTGGATGGATGTTTCTGGCGGGGTCTGTCACAACCTGCATCTTGACGGCTCTTACCAACACAGGGGCGACAAGACATAAGCAGTTGCTCCGATTCGCCGGCTTCTTCGTCGGAGCCTGCATCCTTGGCTTCGGTGCGCAGACGCTGGTTCTGCCACGGCTCGATTCGCTTGCAGAGTTCACAATCCTCTTTGCCTTCGTAATTGCCATCGGAGCCTGGGTGGCCACATCAAGCCCGCGCCTCGCCTACCTTGGGTTTCAGATTGTCCTGGCCTACGATCTCACGAACCTCAACCGCTTTACCCTGAATACGTCACTCGTCCCAGCACGCGATGCGATCCTCGGCATCGTTCTGGGCATCGTCGCGATGTGGTTTTTCTTCGATCACGTATGGTCGCGCTCGGCGACAGAAACGATGCGGCCAGTCCTCGTGATGACGATTCAAGACATTGTGAGACTCGATTATTCGAACGACGCTGAGCCATCTCGCGAACTAAGTCGCCTTCAGGCTGAGTGCGAAGATGTGAATCGGAACTTCGACAAGATTCGTACCCTCTCCGACCTCTCAGCCTTTGAGTCCTTTCCCAAAAACCGTGAGGAGACCTTCATGGCTCACTGCGTGGAGTCCTTTCTTCCCCAGTTGCGCGCGTTTCTTCTTGTGAAGGCCGGGTTGCTGCAGCACAACGCAACAGCCGGCACGCAGCAACAAACTAAGTTAATCGCTGATGTGAAAAATCGGTGTTCAGTGATCCTCCTAAAAGCCGCGCAAACCATTGAACAGTATCCCGAGGTTTCCATCGAGACTGCTGAGTCGGCAGACAAGCAACTTCGGCATGCAATAGAGGAAGCGGCCCGCGAAGCTCATGAAGGTGATGATGTCAGCCCTGTCACAGAGCTGCGTCTCTCCTCTTCGTTACTGGACTTGGCGCTCCATGTTCAGAAGCAGCTTCAAGCTTCATGGTTCGAATCCACACAAATGGGTTAG
- a CDS encoding helix-turn-helix domain-containing protein — MPALPLWLPLPSSETLSLVCRQFLLNPTSASHIKGWADALDTSRRTFTRNFRKETNLSFAEWRQRACILAALPKLAAGASVTETALCLGYENPASFTTLFKRVLGVPPKKYATSIIQNQPRR, encoded by the coding sequence ATGCCTGCGTTGCCTTTGTGGCTCCCGCTACCCAGCAGCGAGACGCTCTCACTAGTATGTCGGCAGTTTCTTTTGAATCCAACATCCGCCAGTCATATAAAGGGCTGGGCCGATGCCCTTGATACGAGTCGTCGAACGTTCACTCGCAATTTCCGTAAAGAAACGAATCTTAGCTTTGCAGAGTGGCGCCAACGAGCATGCATCTTGGCTGCTCTGCCCAAGCTCGCAGCTGGCGCGTCTGTCACTGAAACCGCGCTATGCCTTGGATACGAGAATCCTGCGTCATTCACGACGTTGTTCAAGAGGGTACTTGGCGTCCCACCGAAAAAATACGCGACTTCGATTATCCAGAATCAGCCAAGACGATGA